From a single Aquarana catesbeiana isolate 2022-GZ linkage group LG09, ASM4218655v1, whole genome shotgun sequence genomic region:
- the LOC141108948 gene encoding olfactory receptor 6C1-like: MYVNHTFIDYFIIKGISDDPLLQLLIFLVVLIIYLITLSGNLTILIACRDPQLHTAMYFFLGNLSVIDISCTTVSQHKIFIHFITGHKTVTFFACMAQMYMFGSLQILELVILTAMSYDRYVAICKPLHYHIIMNPRTCVLLAAFCWLFAFMEVLPPVGVVYSFSCYTTNEINHFFCDIVPLTQITCDDTRLVETLFFIEVLGPMMFIPFLLTFASYVFIIASILRIRSSSGRLKAFYTCSSHLTVVILLYTTLFSQYLSPSLGTNLDAKKVFALFNTAAVPMLNPLIYSLKNKDVNAALMRSKRQNKRDH, translated from the coding sequence ATGTACGTAAATCACACATTTATAGACTATTTTATCATTAAAGGGATATCAGATGACCCGCTCCTTCAGCTTCTCATCTTCCTTGTGGTCCTCATCATTTATCTAATCACCTTGTCTGGTAACCTAACCATTCTTATTGCTTGCAGAGACCCCCAGCTTCATACAGCCATGTATTTCTTTCTGGGAAACTTGTCTGTAATAGACATCTCATGTACTACCGTGTCTCAGCACAAGATCTTCATCCATTTTATCACCGGTCACAAGACGGTCACCTTTTTTGCCTGCATGGCACAGATGTATATGTTTGGCTCATTACAGATTCTTGAGTTGGTTATACTGACAGCCATGAGTTATGATCGATATGTGGCCATCTGTAAACCTTTGCATTATCACATTATTATGAATCCAAGAACGTGTGTTTTGTTGGCTGCTTTCTGCTGGTTGTTTGCGTTTATGGAAGTCCTTCCACCAGTTGGGGTAGTTTACAGTTTTTCTTGCTATACAACTAATGAAATCAACCACTTCTTTTGCGATATTGTCCCTCTGACCCAGATTACATGTGATGACACAAGACTTGTGGAAACCCTGTTCTTTATAGAAGTCTTGGGTCCTATGATGTTCATTCCATTTCTCCTCACATTTGCTTCTTATGTTTTTATAATAGCTTCCATATTGAGGATCCGCTCTAGTTCTGGCCGACTTAAGGCCTTCTACACATGTTCTTCTCACCTCACAGTTGTCATACTGCTGTACACTACTCTATTCAGTCAATATCTGTCACCAAGCCTAGGTACAAACTTAGATGCCAAGAAAGTTTTTGCTCTGTTTAATACTGCTGCTGTCCCAATGCTTAATCCTCTGATTTATAGTTTGAAAAATAAAGATGTCAATGCAGCTCTCATGAGAAGCAAAAGGCAGAACAAAAGAGACCATTAA